In Nitrospira sp., a single window of DNA contains:
- a CDS encoding phosphotransferase codes for MQTSIELIHPSQNTRQTLTIFGKTYYNEDGVQTDRVMRQLWDSAPRRSGQLHMAQPLWYDARLKTLWQLGIHGTTLENNSFEAPAGIPILKKAAHAVATFHTTPVSNIPPITVLELLGKLEVVTSMLMRCRPSCRSILIPLRDRLIDQAKTISVEPTTTLHGDLHMKNLFLTHDRIALIDLDNVCQGHPGQDIGSFVAGLLTGALAKQMPLSQAAGPLQTFLQHYNQCAPWKLDQPTLTWFTAVALVTERSYRCVTRLKDGRLGLLDSLLNLAHEISKVCALPSPTDESTATCERTSEQ; via the coding sequence ATGCAGACATCGATTGAACTGATCCACCCGTCCCAGAATACGAGACAGACGCTGACCATCTTCGGCAAGACCTACTACAACGAGGACGGCGTCCAAACAGATCGCGTCATGCGCCAACTATGGGACAGTGCCCCCAGACGGAGTGGGCAGCTGCATATGGCGCAACCCTTGTGGTACGACGCCCGACTCAAGACATTGTGGCAATTGGGTATTCATGGCACCACGCTGGAAAACAACTCCTTTGAAGCCCCAGCCGGTATTCCCATTCTGAAGAAAGCCGCTCACGCAGTCGCCACATTCCACACAACCCCTGTGTCGAATATTCCACCGATCACCGTATTGGAGCTGCTCGGCAAGCTCGAAGTAGTGACATCTATGTTGATGCGGTGCCGACCTTCTTGCCGATCCATACTTATCCCGCTACGAGATCGGTTAATAGATCAGGCCAAAACCATTTCTGTTGAACCGACCACGACGCTACACGGTGATCTCCATATGAAGAATCTGTTCCTGACACACGACAGGATCGCCTTGATCGATCTCGACAACGTTTGTCAGGGACATCCTGGTCAGGATATCGGCAGCTTTGTTGCCGGGTTGCTGACGGGGGCACTGGCGAAGCAGATGCCGTTGTCTCAAGCGGCAGGTCCACTGCAGACATTTCTCCAGCACTACAATCAATGCGCACCATGGAAGCTTGATCAGCCAACGCTCACCTGGTTTACCGCCGTGGCCTTGGTTACCGAGCGTTCGTATCGATGCGTAACCCGTCTCAAGGACGGTCGACTAGGATTGTTGGACAGTCTGCTGAACCTTGCCCACGAAATTTCCAAGGTCTGTGCATTACCTTCTCCAACTGACGAATCGACTGCCACTTGTGAAAGGACCAGTGAACAGTGA
- a CDS encoding histidine phosphatase family protein: MSAQTTLRPTTVHLVHHGESLLNREKRVSGQLGTSLSSNGVRQARLLADQLRDVSLTGIYTSGHDTNHSLKTWHL, from the coding sequence GTGAGCGCCCAGACAACACTCCGCCCAACCACCGTCCACCTGGTTCACCACGGTGAAAGTCTGCTGAACCGAGAGAAACGCGTGTCCGGTCAGCTCGGCACCTCACTCTCTTCAAATGGTGTCCGACAGGCCCGGCTACTGGCTGATCAGCTTCGGGATGTCTCTTTAACAGGGATCTACACGAGCGGCCACGACACAAACCATAGCCTGAAAACATGGCACCTATAG
- a CDS encoding aminoglycoside phosphotransferase family protein, which produces MKSSSRVKSTLSACYQLTVQEPSTSQDSQRLVYLKAYLNGRSAEVFRCLGHDRHAEQALDQAVTHVPKYDVVIWRFPHDPVLPHLSQLINLQAVGEHLPSEGLSRIGMSGTPHVTASHVVNYRPEIRCTNRYDLYDSIQNRSYQLFGKTFRQNEGRSLCARLQYFWDRSRHDSDAMTVAQPLGYSASANTLWQLGVPGRPLLQILNPSNSDQYIAELARGLASLHTSHVVGLLTHQPVEHIAEVGKKLAKLSDAVPSLAKTCMAMADDLEQTAPQASTIPSCPIHWDFHIQQLLAHQGQLVFCDLDELVLGDPVQDLANFIVDLHFRGLDRQFVRGLATRLYQAYRQQVEWDVPIERLTWHTRLQFINKAYRHYVRFAPGFEGTVEEIIRWAGRGFSL; this is translated from the coding sequence ATGAAATCGTCAAGTAGGGTCAAATCCACATTGTCTGCTTGCTATCAGCTCACGGTGCAAGAACCCTCAACGAGTCAGGATTCCCAACGTCTGGTCTACCTCAAGGCCTATCTGAACGGCCGCAGTGCCGAGGTCTTTCGCTGTCTCGGCCATGACCGACATGCCGAACAGGCGCTTGACCAGGCAGTGACTCACGTGCCGAAATATGATGTCGTCATCTGGCGATTCCCCCACGATCCCGTCCTTCCCCATTTGTCTCAACTCATCAATCTTCAGGCCGTTGGGGAACACCTCCCATCGGAAGGCTTGAGCCGAATCGGCATGAGCGGAACACCGCACGTGACGGCAAGCCACGTCGTGAACTACCGACCGGAAATACGGTGCACGAACCGCTATGACTTGTACGATTCCATCCAGAACCGCTCGTACCAGCTGTTCGGCAAAACATTTCGTCAGAACGAGGGACGATCCCTCTGTGCACGACTCCAATACTTCTGGGACCGGTCCCGTCATGACTCTGATGCCATGACCGTCGCACAACCGCTTGGGTACAGCGCATCGGCGAATACCCTGTGGCAACTCGGCGTACCCGGTAGACCGCTCCTCCAGATTTTGAACCCATCGAACTCTGACCAGTACATCGCGGAACTCGCACGAGGCTTGGCTTCGCTGCATACCAGTCACGTAGTCGGCTTGCTGACGCATCAGCCAGTCGAACATATCGCCGAGGTTGGCAAGAAACTAGCGAAACTCTCAGACGCCGTCCCATCCCTCGCGAAAACATGTATGGCCATGGCCGATGACCTCGAACAGACCGCGCCTCAGGCATCAACTATTCCTTCGTGTCCTATCCATTGGGATTTTCACATTCAACAGCTACTCGCCCACCAGGGACAGCTCGTGTTCTGTGATCTTGATGAGCTAGTCCTCGGAGACCCGGTTCAGGATCTTGCCAACTTTATAGTCGATCTACATTTCCGTGGGTTGGACCGGCAATTTGTGCGGGGTCTCGCGACTCGGCTGTATCAGGCCTACCGCCAACAGGTGGAATGGGACGTCCCGATCGAGCGGTTGACCTGGCATACCCGGCTCCAATTCATCAATAAGGCCTATCGGCATTACGTGCGGTTCGCGCCAGGATTTGAGGGAACCGTCGAGGAAATTATCCGGTGGGCCGGAAGAGGATTCAGTCTATGA